A region from the Salidesulfovibrio onnuriiensis genome encodes:
- a CDS encoding ABC transporter ATP-binding protein, with protein sequence MSNTPLLETRDLVKHFDISGGLVDQIKFDKGRIHREKTVVKAVNNVSINIQEGETLSVVGESGCGKSTLARTIIGLYGPNSGEVHYRGQRIDTLSGHARRPIRKKMQMVFQDPYASLNPRMTVRQILEEPVHFHNPQMSRQEVKDRVAETFRAVGIDPAWAGNYPHEFSGGQRQRISLARALVLDPDFVVADEPIAALDVSIQAQILNLMMDMQEERKLTYLFISHDLSVIEHISNRVAVMYLGCLCELAPVKELFATPRHPYTQALLSAIPKLGGKPGGHIRLSGDVPTPINLPTGCVFNGRCPHANERCHREIPQLRDVESGVRVACHALEEGRI encoded by the coding sequence ATGAGCAATACCCCTCTTCTCGAGACAAGAGACCTGGTCAAGCACTTCGACATCTCCGGCGGACTGGTGGACCAGATCAAGTTCGACAAGGGACGCATCCACCGCGAGAAAACCGTCGTCAAGGCGGTCAACAACGTTTCCATCAACATACAGGAAGGCGAAACCCTGAGCGTGGTGGGCGAATCCGGGTGCGGCAAGTCCACCCTGGCCCGGACCATCATCGGCCTGTACGGGCCGAACTCCGGTGAAGTGCACTACCGTGGACAGCGCATCGACACCCTTTCCGGCCATGCGCGCAGGCCCATCCGCAAAAAGATGCAGATGGTCTTTCAGGATCCGTACGCATCGCTCAACCCGCGCATGACCGTCCGCCAGATCCTGGAGGAACCCGTTCACTTCCACAACCCGCAGATGAGCCGTCAGGAAGTCAAGGACAGGGTTGCCGAGACCTTCCGCGCAGTGGGTATCGACCCGGCCTGGGCAGGGAACTATCCCCACGAGTTCTCGGGCGGCCAGCGCCAGCGCATCAGCCTGGCCCGCGCCCTGGTGCTCGACCCGGACTTCGTGGTTGCCGACGAACCCATCGCGGCCCTGGACGTTTCCATCCAGGCGCAGATCCTGAACCTGATGATGGACATGCAGGAGGAGCGCAAGCTCACCTACCTGTTCATCAGCCACGACCTGTCGGTTATTGAACACATCTCCAACAGGGTGGCAGTTATGTACCTGGGCTGCCTGTGCGAACTGGCCCCGGTCAAGGAATTGTTCGCCACCCCCAGGCACCCGTATACGCAGGCCCTGCTTTCCGCCATCCCCAAGCTGGGAGGAAAGCCCGGCGGCCATATCCGCCTTTCCGGCGATGTGCCCACCCCCATCAATCTGCCTACGGGATGCGTCTTCAACGGCAGGTGCCCGCACGCCAACGAGCGCTGCCATCGGGAGATTCCCCAACTGAGGGACGTGGAATCCGGTGTACGCGTGGCCTGCCACGCCCTGGAGGAAGGCCGGATATAG
- a CDS encoding MarR family winged helix-turn-helix transcriptional regulator, producing MLELYDLPDEHLLARYKEKYPELDVTALICFLKLLRVASDVESSLNTFLTQFDISQRRFFILILLTRRLEGWTPSELAKGTGVTNATMTGVLDTLVKDGLVERKTDPEDRRVKVVVITPKGEELMDKIFPQHYGRVARLMEDFDSRQRDELLETLDKIQNSMGKM from the coding sequence ATGTTGGAATTATACGATCTTCCCGATGAACATCTTTTGGCCCGGTACAAGGAAAAGTATCCGGAACTGGACGTGACCGCCCTGATCTGCTTCCTGAAGCTGCTGCGCGTAGCCTCGGACGTGGAATCATCGCTGAACACCTTTCTGACCCAGTTCGACATCTCCCAACGCCGGTTCTTCATACTCATCCTGCTGACGCGCAGGCTCGAGGGCTGGACCCCTTCCGAGCTGGCCAAGGGCACCGGGGTAACCAACGCCACCATGACCGGCGTGCTCGACACCCTGGTCAAGGACGGCCTTGTGGAACGAAAGACCGACCCCGAGGACAGACGCGTCAAGGTGGTGGTCATCACCCCCAAGGGCGAGGAACTCATGGACAAGATATTCCCGCAGCACTACGGCCGCGTGGCCCGGCTCATGGAGGACTTCGATTCCCGGCAGCGGGACGAACTCCTGGAGACTCTGGACAAAATCCAGAACAGTATGGGTAAGATGTAG
- a CDS encoding response regulator — translation MRFLIVDDDESIHLYLQSILAPFAQCDNAMSGAEGVDFFVRAHSERRPYDVVFMDILMPEMDGHKAAELLRKEEIKLGIREVDQFHLVMITSLVDNRNVSKAFFNSFASCYIVKPFDKDKVLDELRTNMIL, via the coding sequence ATGCGTTTTCTTATCGTGGATGATGACGAGTCCATCCATTTGTATCTTCAAAGCATCCTTGCACCGTTCGCCCAGTGTGACAATGCCATGTCCGGCGCGGAAGGCGTGGATTTCTTTGTGCGGGCGCATTCGGAAAGGCGGCCGTACGATGTGGTGTTCATGGATATTCTCATGCCGGAGATGGACGGGCACAAGGCAGCCGAGCTATTGCGCAAGGAGGAGATAAAGCTGGGAATTCGCGAGGTGGACCAGTTCCATCTGGTCATGATCACCTCCCTGGTGGACAACCGCAATGTGAGCAAAGCCTTTTTCAACAGCTTTGCCTCCTGTTACATCGTCAAGCCCTTTGACAAGGACAAGGTGCTCGACGAGTTGCGAACCAATATGATTCTCTAG